One Echeneis naucrates chromosome 1, fEcheNa1.1, whole genome shotgun sequence DNA segment encodes these proteins:
- the LOC115048588 gene encoding 3-mercaptopyruvate sulfurtransferase-like — translation MALQAGALVASKWLTEAAKAQRKVRVLDTSWYLPKLRRNAKSEFKKRHIPGAAFFDIDQCCDKTSPLDHMLPSERAFADYVGSLGIGSDTHVLVYDASEFGAFSAPRVWWMFRVFGHSEVSLLNGGLRNWELEGRPVSDSYVPPAPSEFRASLNRSWIKSYEDVLDNLDTKKFQVVDARPAGRFRGLDPEPRDNTEPGHIPGSISMPFHSFLSPSGHFLPKEQLRALFARAGVDLSRPLCVSCGSAVTACHVALAAHECGHPGVSVYDGGWSEWYTRAVPEHVISEGRGKHL, via the exons ATGGCGCTCCAGGCCGGAGCTCTGGTCGCCTCCAAATGGCTCACAGAGGCCGCGAAGGCGCAGCGCAAAGTGCGCGTTTTGGACACTTCTTGGTATTTGCCCAAACTGCGGCGCAACGCCAAGAGCGAGTTTAAGAAAAGACACATACCGGGGGCGGCCTTCTTCGACATAGACCAGTGCTGTGATAAAACCTCTCCTCTGGACCACATGCTGCCTTCCGAGAGGGCTTTTGCAGACTACGTTGGGAGTCTGGGAATCGGGAGCGACACGCACGTCTTGGTCTACGACGCCAGCGAGTTCGGCGCGTTCTCGGCGCCCAGAGTCTGGTGGATGTTCCGGGTCTTCGGGCACAGCGAGGTCTCGCTGCTCAACGGGGGGCTGCGGAACTGGGAGCTGGAGGGTCGACCGGTCAGCGACAGCTACGTCCCACCGGCACCCAGCGAGTTCAGGGCCTCCCTGAACCGGTCATGGATCAAGAGCTACGAGGACGTCCTGGACAACCTGGACACCAAGAAGTTCCAGGTGGTGGACGCGAGGCCGGCGGGCAGGTTCAGAGGCCTGGACCCTGAACCCAGAGACA ACACAGAGCCCGGACACATCCCCGGCTCCATCAGCATGCCCTTCCACTCCTTCCTGTCCCCGTCGGGTCACTTCCTTCCGAAGGAGCAGCTCCGGGCTCTGTTCGCCCGGGCGGGTGTGGACCTCAGTCGCCCTCTTTGTGTGTCATGTGGCTCAGCCGTGACGGCGTGCCACGTGGCGCTGGCGGCCCACGAGTGCGGGCACCCGGGGGTGTCGGTGTACGACGGCGGGTGGTCAGAGTGGTACACCCGCGCTGTGCCCGAGCACGTGATATCTGAAGGACGAGGGAAACATTTGTGA
- the LOC115050034 gene encoding uncharacterized protein LOC115050034 isoform X3, producing the protein MGIQSSVFFENHELSINLICNPAKHNLKITFKPTCHVKPWPPGKLNISSANVSWLAEVETRGKLKSYIFQLQWKSKELSWSDPSQDPQVKNKTCNEQCTAELNPDSLIQGERYEARVRVLAANDYVQSTWSDWSPTASWVSEVGRRKPPLAGGGVLVIISLGSVFTLFMAVVLLRNKKVTWVYKKLRGPPIPDPGKSFLKDGQFPNWVSPGFTTQLFQVSLQTEEIVLVEETFTVEAVTLRKREAALKEKMRMETSYDSSFSNPSYSPLCTPPPAPFPSTDNLEPRAADRPDGSVGSQDGGKNAEEDKEEERKKELEILQLLSKGNNNDSEPVQVISDYEKVEKPQVESFRLQSLDSGVCSGEEVSQESLEADSISVVDGHDEGSEVKEEPREGGNGKVDFQTLFGGSGSVFGKGSIQVCSDYEQVQRPLLGSPELVSQDSGICSGGEEQASHEETPEDFEKSFGSKKFQFPPALSCTLPCSLPSFPQLPLKFSGMDLSSALQPQSPDHVLKKIGLISESMSMAPSSDGYSPVRQEQS; encoded by the exons ATGGGGATCCAGAGTTCAGTG tttttcgaAAACCATGAGCTATCCATAAATCTGATCTGTAACCCAGCGAAGCACAATTTGAAAATTACCTTCAAACCAACTTGTCACG TTAAACCCTGGCCTCCGGGAAAACTAAATATCAGCTCTGCCAATGTTTCCTGGTTAGCCGAAGTTGAAACTCGTGGAAAGCTTAAGAGTTACATCTTCCAGCTTCAGTGGAAATCCAAGGAACTGTCATGGAGT GATCCCTCTCAGGATCCccaggtgaaaaacaaaacatgcaatgaGCAGTGCACAGCAGAGCTGAACCCAGATTCACTAATTCAAGGAGAGCGGTATGAGGCGCGTGTTCGAGTGCTGGCTGCCAATGACTATGTCCAGTCAACCTGGAGTGACTGGAGCCCCACTGCATCGTGGGTGTCAGAAGTAGGAAGACGGAAACCACCGCTAGCAG GTGGTGGAGTATTGGTCATCATCTCTTTAGGTTCAGTGTTCACCTTGTTTATGGCTGTCGTGCTCCTGAGGAATAAAAAAGTAACCTG GGTTTACAAGAAGCTCAGAGGTCCACCCATACCAGACCCAGGAAAATCCTTCCTCAAGGACGGACAGTTTCCA AATTGGGTGAGCCCCGGTTTCACAACCCAACTCTTTCAAGTCTCTTTGCAAACGGAGGAAATCGTTTTGGTTGAGGAAACCTTCACTGTGGAAGCTGTCACACTGCGCAAGAGAGAGGCAGCACTGAAGGAGAAGATGAGAATGGAAACTAGCTATGACTCCAGCTTCTCCAATCCCAGTTACTCCCCTTTGTGCACGCCCCCTCCGGCCCCCTTCCCCAGCACAGATAATCTGGAGCCCCGTGCTGCTGATAGACCTGATGGATCTGTTGGTAGTCAGGATGGTGGTAAAAACGCAGAAGAGGacaaggaggaagaaagaaagaaagaactgGAGATCCTGCAGCTGCTTTCCAAAGGCAACAACAACGACAGCGAGCCGGTCCAGGTCATTTCAGACTACGAGAAGGTTGAGAAGCCCCAAGTCGAGTCCTTCAGGCTCCAGAGTCTGGACTCAGGAGTGTGCAGTGGAGAGGAGGTCAGTCAGGAGAGCCTGGAAGCAGACAGCATCAGTGTGGTCGACGGCCATGatgaggggtcagaggtcaaagaggagccgagagagggagggaacgGAAAAGTAGATTTTCAGACGCTCTTTGGAGGCAGCGGAAGTGTTTTTGGAAAAGGCTCCATTCAGGTTTGTTCTGATTACGAGCAAGTCCAGAGGCCCCTTCTTGGGAGTCCCGAGCTTGTTAGCCAGGATTCAGGGATTTGCAGCGGGGGTGAGGAGCAGGCGAGCCACGAGGAGACACCGGAGGACTTTGAAAAGTCCTTTGGATCCAAGAAGTTCCAGTTCCCTCCTGCTCTTTCCTGTACTTTACCATGCTCCCTTCCTTCATTCCCACAACTGCCCCTAAAGTTTTCTGGGATGGATTTGAGTTCAGCCCTACAACCTCAGAGTCCAGACCATGTGCTGAAAAAGATCGGTTTGATTTCTGAGTCCATGTCAATGGCGCCCTCTAGTGATGGATACAGTCCAGTGAGACAGGAGCAGAgctaa
- the LOC115050034 gene encoding uncharacterized protein LOC115050034 isoform X1, which yields MERHKKTCLLFLLLSLLKVCTSRTDGAECPSLPQKDLTCHTDYNRYITCEWNSGHDHTDAVCKLEAKYAHKDKRLEYNATCVLDQVKKCTMDFKKNKRFFENHELSINLICNPAKHNLKITFKPTCHVKPWPPGKLNISSANVSWLAEVETRGKLKSYIFQLQWKSKELSWSDPSQDPQVKNKTCNEQCTAELNPDSLIQGERYEARVRVLAANDYVQSTWSDWSPTASWVSEVGRRKPPLAGGGVLVIISLGSVFTLFMAVVLLRNKKVTWVYKKLRGPPIPDPGKSFLKDGQFPNWVSPGFTTQLFQVSLQTEEIVLVEETFTVEAVTLRKREAALKEKMRMETSYDSSFSNPSYSPLCTPPPAPFPSTDNLEPRAADRPDGSVGSQDGGKNAEEDKEEERKKELEILQLLSKGNNNDSEPVQVISDYEKVEKPQVESFRLQSLDSGVCSGEEVSQESLEADSISVVDGHDEGSEVKEEPREGGNGKVDFQTLFGGSGSVFGKGSIQVCSDYEQVQRPLLGSPELVSQDSGICSGGEEQASHEETPEDFEKSFGSKKFQFPPALSCTLPCSLPSFPQLPLKFSGMDLSSALQPQSPDHVLKKIGLISESMSMAPSSDGYSPVRQEQS from the exons ATGGAGAGACATAAGAAAACCTGTCTGCTGTTCCTACTTCTCAGCCTGCTTAAAGTCTGCACCAGCAGAACGGACGGCGCAGAATGTCCGAGCCTCCCACAAAAAG ATCTCACCTGCCACACTGACTATAATCGTTACATCACTTGTGAGTGGAACAGTGGACATGACCACACAGATGCTGTGTGCAAACTGGAGGCCAAATATGCACATAAGGATAA aaggTTAGAATACAACGCTACCTGTGTCCTGGACCAAGTTAAGAAGTGCACCATGGActtcaaaaaaaataagaga tttttcgaAAACCATGAGCTATCCATAAATCTGATCTGTAACCCAGCGAAGCACAATTTGAAAATTACCTTCAAACCAACTTGTCACG TTAAACCCTGGCCTCCGGGAAAACTAAATATCAGCTCTGCCAATGTTTCCTGGTTAGCCGAAGTTGAAACTCGTGGAAAGCTTAAGAGTTACATCTTCCAGCTTCAGTGGAAATCCAAGGAACTGTCATGGAGT GATCCCTCTCAGGATCCccaggtgaaaaacaaaacatgcaatgaGCAGTGCACAGCAGAGCTGAACCCAGATTCACTAATTCAAGGAGAGCGGTATGAGGCGCGTGTTCGAGTGCTGGCTGCCAATGACTATGTCCAGTCAACCTGGAGTGACTGGAGCCCCACTGCATCGTGGGTGTCAGAAGTAGGAAGACGGAAACCACCGCTAGCAG GTGGTGGAGTATTGGTCATCATCTCTTTAGGTTCAGTGTTCACCTTGTTTATGGCTGTCGTGCTCCTGAGGAATAAAAAAGTAACCTG GGTTTACAAGAAGCTCAGAGGTCCACCCATACCAGACCCAGGAAAATCCTTCCTCAAGGACGGACAGTTTCCA AATTGGGTGAGCCCCGGTTTCACAACCCAACTCTTTCAAGTCTCTTTGCAAACGGAGGAAATCGTTTTGGTTGAGGAAACCTTCACTGTGGAAGCTGTCACACTGCGCAAGAGAGAGGCAGCACTGAAGGAGAAGATGAGAATGGAAACTAGCTATGACTCCAGCTTCTCCAATCCCAGTTACTCCCCTTTGTGCACGCCCCCTCCGGCCCCCTTCCCCAGCACAGATAATCTGGAGCCCCGTGCTGCTGATAGACCTGATGGATCTGTTGGTAGTCAGGATGGTGGTAAAAACGCAGAAGAGGacaaggaggaagaaagaaagaaagaactgGAGATCCTGCAGCTGCTTTCCAAAGGCAACAACAACGACAGCGAGCCGGTCCAGGTCATTTCAGACTACGAGAAGGTTGAGAAGCCCCAAGTCGAGTCCTTCAGGCTCCAGAGTCTGGACTCAGGAGTGTGCAGTGGAGAGGAGGTCAGTCAGGAGAGCCTGGAAGCAGACAGCATCAGTGTGGTCGACGGCCATGatgaggggtcagaggtcaaagaggagccgagagagggagggaacgGAAAAGTAGATTTTCAGACGCTCTTTGGAGGCAGCGGAAGTGTTTTTGGAAAAGGCTCCATTCAGGTTTGTTCTGATTACGAGCAAGTCCAGAGGCCCCTTCTTGGGAGTCCCGAGCTTGTTAGCCAGGATTCAGGGATTTGCAGCGGGGGTGAGGAGCAGGCGAGCCACGAGGAGACACCGGAGGACTTTGAAAAGTCCTTTGGATCCAAGAAGTTCCAGTTCCCTCCTGCTCTTTCCTGTACTTTACCATGCTCCCTTCCTTCATTCCCACAACTGCCCCTAAAGTTTTCTGGGATGGATTTGAGTTCAGCCCTACAACCTCAGAGTCCAGACCATGTGCTGAAAAAGATCGGTTTGATTTCTGAGTCCATGTCAATGGCGCCCTCTAGTGATGGATACAGTCCAGTGAGACAGGAGCAGAgctaa
- the rps19bp1 gene encoding active regulator of SIRT1, producing MSASLVRRGLELLDDIRDVNNVKKKKKKQQQTTPSSATVMELVSTRRHGVTRQVKRLQGRLGPGKSKTTVKDKRIKSAVEEFRRKKKGKSLMSKNLKYFMNTSHKTNDSVTLKIQHHNTGRQSRERPERPAKKAKEPQSLFTEEEFQQFQKEYFGRTVEEKK from the exons ATGTCGGCGTCGTTGGTCCGCAGAGGACTGGAGCTCCTCGACGATATCCGAG ATGTGAACAacgtgaagaagaagaagaagaagcagcagcagacgaCCCCCAGCTCAGCCACTGTCATGGAGCTGGTGAGCACCAGGCGGCACGGAGTCACCAGGCAGGTCAAACGGCTGCAGGGCCGCCTGGGCCCCGGCAAGAGCAAAACCACGGTCAAAGACAAGAGGATCAAGTCCGCAGTGG AGGAgttcaggaggaagaagaaggggaagagCCTGATGAGTAAAAACCTCAAATACTTCATGAATACCAGCCACAAAACAAACGATTCAGTCACTTTGAAG ATCCAGCATCACAATACAGGCAGACAGTCCAGGGAGCGCCCAGAACGACCCGCCAAGAAGGCCAAGGAGCCCCAGTCGCTGTTCACAGAGGAGGAGTTCCAGCAGTTCCAGAAGGAATACTTTGGCAGGACTGTCgaagagaagaaataa
- the LOC115050034 gene encoding uncharacterized protein LOC115050034 isoform X2, producing MERHKKTCLLFLLLSLLKVCTSRTDGAECPSLPQKDLTCHTDYNRYITCEWNSGHDHTDAVCKLEAKYAHKDKLEYNATCVLDQVKKCTMDFKKNKRFFENHELSINLICNPAKHNLKITFKPTCHVKPWPPGKLNISSANVSWLAEVETRGKLKSYIFQLQWKSKELSWSDPSQDPQVKNKTCNEQCTAELNPDSLIQGERYEARVRVLAANDYVQSTWSDWSPTASWVSEVGRRKPPLAGGGVLVIISLGSVFTLFMAVVLLRNKKVTWVYKKLRGPPIPDPGKSFLKDGQFPNWVSPGFTTQLFQVSLQTEEIVLVEETFTVEAVTLRKREAALKEKMRMETSYDSSFSNPSYSPLCTPPPAPFPSTDNLEPRAADRPDGSVGSQDGGKNAEEDKEEERKKELEILQLLSKGNNNDSEPVQVISDYEKVEKPQVESFRLQSLDSGVCSGEEVSQESLEADSISVVDGHDEGSEVKEEPREGGNGKVDFQTLFGGSGSVFGKGSIQVCSDYEQVQRPLLGSPELVSQDSGICSGGEEQASHEETPEDFEKSFGSKKFQFPPALSCTLPCSLPSFPQLPLKFSGMDLSSALQPQSPDHVLKKIGLISESMSMAPSSDGYSPVRQEQS from the exons ATGGAGAGACATAAGAAAACCTGTCTGCTGTTCCTACTTCTCAGCCTGCTTAAAGTCTGCACCAGCAGAACGGACGGCGCAGAATGTCCGAGCCTCCCACAAAAAG ATCTCACCTGCCACACTGACTATAATCGTTACATCACTTGTGAGTGGAACAGTGGACATGACCACACAGATGCTGTGTGCAAACTGGAGGCCAAATATGCACATAAGGATAA gTTAGAATACAACGCTACCTGTGTCCTGGACCAAGTTAAGAAGTGCACCATGGActtcaaaaaaaataagaga tttttcgaAAACCATGAGCTATCCATAAATCTGATCTGTAACCCAGCGAAGCACAATTTGAAAATTACCTTCAAACCAACTTGTCACG TTAAACCCTGGCCTCCGGGAAAACTAAATATCAGCTCTGCCAATGTTTCCTGGTTAGCCGAAGTTGAAACTCGTGGAAAGCTTAAGAGTTACATCTTCCAGCTTCAGTGGAAATCCAAGGAACTGTCATGGAGT GATCCCTCTCAGGATCCccaggtgaaaaacaaaacatgcaatgaGCAGTGCACAGCAGAGCTGAACCCAGATTCACTAATTCAAGGAGAGCGGTATGAGGCGCGTGTTCGAGTGCTGGCTGCCAATGACTATGTCCAGTCAACCTGGAGTGACTGGAGCCCCACTGCATCGTGGGTGTCAGAAGTAGGAAGACGGAAACCACCGCTAGCAG GTGGTGGAGTATTGGTCATCATCTCTTTAGGTTCAGTGTTCACCTTGTTTATGGCTGTCGTGCTCCTGAGGAATAAAAAAGTAACCTG GGTTTACAAGAAGCTCAGAGGTCCACCCATACCAGACCCAGGAAAATCCTTCCTCAAGGACGGACAGTTTCCA AATTGGGTGAGCCCCGGTTTCACAACCCAACTCTTTCAAGTCTCTTTGCAAACGGAGGAAATCGTTTTGGTTGAGGAAACCTTCACTGTGGAAGCTGTCACACTGCGCAAGAGAGAGGCAGCACTGAAGGAGAAGATGAGAATGGAAACTAGCTATGACTCCAGCTTCTCCAATCCCAGTTACTCCCCTTTGTGCACGCCCCCTCCGGCCCCCTTCCCCAGCACAGATAATCTGGAGCCCCGTGCTGCTGATAGACCTGATGGATCTGTTGGTAGTCAGGATGGTGGTAAAAACGCAGAAGAGGacaaggaggaagaaagaaagaaagaactgGAGATCCTGCAGCTGCTTTCCAAAGGCAACAACAACGACAGCGAGCCGGTCCAGGTCATTTCAGACTACGAGAAGGTTGAGAAGCCCCAAGTCGAGTCCTTCAGGCTCCAGAGTCTGGACTCAGGAGTGTGCAGTGGAGAGGAGGTCAGTCAGGAGAGCCTGGAAGCAGACAGCATCAGTGTGGTCGACGGCCATGatgaggggtcagaggtcaaagaggagccgagagagggagggaacgGAAAAGTAGATTTTCAGACGCTCTTTGGAGGCAGCGGAAGTGTTTTTGGAAAAGGCTCCATTCAGGTTTGTTCTGATTACGAGCAAGTCCAGAGGCCCCTTCTTGGGAGTCCCGAGCTTGTTAGCCAGGATTCAGGGATTTGCAGCGGGGGTGAGGAGCAGGCGAGCCACGAGGAGACACCGGAGGACTTTGAAAAGTCCTTTGGATCCAAGAAGTTCCAGTTCCCTCCTGCTCTTTCCTGTACTTTACCATGCTCCCTTCCTTCATTCCCACAACTGCCCCTAAAGTTTTCTGGGATGGATTTGAGTTCAGCCCTACAACCTCAGAGTCCAGACCATGTGCTGAAAAAGATCGGTTTGATTTCTGAGTCCATGTCAATGGCGCCCTCTAGTGATGGATACAGTCCAGTGAGACAGGAGCAGAgctaa
- the LOC115049999 gene encoding uncharacterized protein LOC115049999 isoform X1, which produces METCLLFLLLGLLKVCTSRTDGAECPSLPQKDLTCYTDYDRCITCEWNSGHDHTDAVCKLEAKRVNTSGRLPYSATCALKPDSVKPAVKACTMVFNRKGIFQQWHNLSIDLICKPANFRIYYQPSCHVKPNPPGKPEVNLTTVSWLAEINTHRSLQQYYCQLQWKTKDQPWTDPPPDQDPQLKDMQTYSTRCTGHLNPDLLIQGERYETRVRVLAANEDVQSTWSDWSPTASWVSEVGRRKPPLAGGVGQVLVIISLGSVFTLFMAVVLLRNKKATWVYKKLRGPAIPDPGRSFLKDNWVSPGFTTQLFPLSLQMEEIVLVEPTSTVKAVTLHKREEALKEKMRMETSYDSSFSNPSYSHLCTPPPAPLPSTDNLEPRAADRPDGSVGSQDGGKNAEEDKEEERKKELEILQLLSKGNNNDSEPVQVISDYEKVEKPQVERLRLQSLDSGVCSGEEVSQESLEADSISVVDGHDEGSEVKEELREGGNGKVDFQTLFGGGGSVFGKGSIQVCSDYEQVQRPLLGSPELVSQDSGICSGGEEQASHEETPEDFEKSFGSKKFQFPPALSCTLPCSLPSFPQLPLKFSGMDLSSALQPQSPDHVLKKIGLISESMSMAPSSDGYRPVRQEQS; this is translated from the exons ATGGAAACCTGTCTGCTGTTCCTACTTCTCGGCCTGCTTAAAGTCTGCACCAGCAGAACGGACGGAGCAGAATGTCCGAGCCTCCCACAAAAAG ATCTCACCTGCTACACTGACTATGATCGTTGCATCACTTGTGAGTGGAACAGTGGACATGACCACACAGATGCTGTGTGCAAACTGGAGGCCAAACGGGTGAATACGAGTGG aagactGCCATACAGTGCTACCTGTGCCCTAAAGCCTGACAGTGTCAAACCAGCAGTAAAGGCGTGCACCATGGTCTTCAACCGGAAAGGCATT tttcagcaATGGCACAATCTGTCCATTGATCTGATCTGCAAGCCAGCGAATTTTAGAATTTACTACCAACCATCTTGTCACG TGAAGCCCAACCCTCCAGGAAAACCAGAAGTCAACCTCACCACCGTCTCCTGGTTAGCCGAGATTAACACGCATAGAAGTCTCCAACAGTACTACTGCCAACTGCAGTGGAAGACAAAGGATCAGCCATGGACT GATCCCCCTCCGGATCAGGATCCGCAGCTAAAAGacatgcaaacatacagtaCACGGTGCACGGGACACCTGAACCCAGATTTACTAATTCAAGGAGAGCGGTATGAGACGCGTGTTCGAGTGCTGGCCGCCAATGAGGATGTCCAGTCAACCTGGAGTGACTGGAGCCCCACTGCATCGTGGGTGTCAGAAGTAGGAAGACGGAAACCACCGCTAGCAG GTGGTGTTGGACAAGTATTGGTCATCATCTCTTTAGGTTCAGTGTTCACCTTGTTTATGGCTGTCGTGCTCCTGAGGAATAAAAAAGCAACCTG GGTTTACAAGAAGCTCAGAGGTCCAGCCATACCAGACCCAGGACGGTCCTTCCTCAAAGAT AATTGGGTGAGCCCCGGTTTCACCACCCAACTCTTTCCGTTATCTTTGCAAATGGAGGAAATCGTTTTGGTCGAGCCAACATCCACTGTGAAAGCTGTCACACTGCACAAGAGAGAGGAAGCACTGAAGGAGAAGATGAGAATGGAAACCAGCTATGACTCCAGCTTCTCCAATCCCAGTTACTCCCATTTGTGCACGCCCCCTCCGGCCCCCTTGCCCAGCACAGATAATCTGGAGCCCCGTGCTGCTGATAGACCTGATGGATCTGTTGGTAGTCAAGATGGTGGTAAAAACGCAGAAGAGGacaaggaggaagaaagaaagaaagaactgGAGATCCTGCAGCTGCTTTCCAAAGGCAACAACAACGACAGCGAGCCGGTCCAGGTCATTTCAGACTACGAGAAGGTTGAGAAGCCCCAAGTCGAACGCCTCAGGCTCCAGAGTCTGGACTCAGGAGTGTGCAGTGGAGAGGAGGTCAGTCAGGAGAGCCTGGAAGCAGACAGCATCAGTGTGGTCGACGGCCATGatgaggggtcagaggtcaaagaggagctgagagagggagggaacgGAAAAGTAGATTTTCAGACGCTCTTTGGAGGCGGCGGAAGTGTTTTTGGAAAAGGCTCCATTCAGGTTTGTTCTGATTACGAGCAAGTCCAGAGGCCCCTTCTTGGGAGTCCCGAGCTTGTTAGCCAGGATTCAGGGATTTGCAGCGGGGGTGAGGAGCAGGCGAGCCACGAGGAGACACCGGAGGACTTTGAAAAGTCCTTTGGATCCAAGAAGTTCCAGTTCCCTCCTGCTCTTTCCTGTACTTTACCATGCTCCCTTCCTTCATTCCCACAACTGCCCCTAAAGTTTTCTGGGATGGATTTGAGTTCAGCCCTACAACCTCAGAGTCCAGACCATGTGCTGAAAAAGATCGGTTTGATTTCTGAGTCCATGTCAATGGCGCCCTCTAGTGATGGATACAGACCAGTGAGACAGGAGCAGAgctaa
- the LOC115049999 gene encoding uncharacterized protein LOC115049999 isoform X2: protein METCLLFLLLGLLKVCTSRTDGAECPSLPQKDLTCYTDYDRCITCEWNSGHDHTDAVCKLEAKRVNTSGLPYSATCALKPDSVKPAVKACTMVFNRKGIFQQWHNLSIDLICKPANFRIYYQPSCHVKPNPPGKPEVNLTTVSWLAEINTHRSLQQYYCQLQWKTKDQPWTDPPPDQDPQLKDMQTYSTRCTGHLNPDLLIQGERYETRVRVLAANEDVQSTWSDWSPTASWVSEVGRRKPPLAGGVGQVLVIISLGSVFTLFMAVVLLRNKKATWVYKKLRGPAIPDPGRSFLKDNWVSPGFTTQLFPLSLQMEEIVLVEPTSTVKAVTLHKREEALKEKMRMETSYDSSFSNPSYSHLCTPPPAPLPSTDNLEPRAADRPDGSVGSQDGGKNAEEDKEEERKKELEILQLLSKGNNNDSEPVQVISDYEKVEKPQVERLRLQSLDSGVCSGEEVSQESLEADSISVVDGHDEGSEVKEELREGGNGKVDFQTLFGGGGSVFGKGSIQVCSDYEQVQRPLLGSPELVSQDSGICSGGEEQASHEETPEDFEKSFGSKKFQFPPALSCTLPCSLPSFPQLPLKFSGMDLSSALQPQSPDHVLKKIGLISESMSMAPSSDGYRPVRQEQS, encoded by the exons ATGGAAACCTGTCTGCTGTTCCTACTTCTCGGCCTGCTTAAAGTCTGCACCAGCAGAACGGACGGAGCAGAATGTCCGAGCCTCCCACAAAAAG ATCTCACCTGCTACACTGACTATGATCGTTGCATCACTTGTGAGTGGAACAGTGGACATGACCACACAGATGCTGTGTGCAAACTGGAGGCCAAACGGGTGAATACGAGTGG actGCCATACAGTGCTACCTGTGCCCTAAAGCCTGACAGTGTCAAACCAGCAGTAAAGGCGTGCACCATGGTCTTCAACCGGAAAGGCATT tttcagcaATGGCACAATCTGTCCATTGATCTGATCTGCAAGCCAGCGAATTTTAGAATTTACTACCAACCATCTTGTCACG TGAAGCCCAACCCTCCAGGAAAACCAGAAGTCAACCTCACCACCGTCTCCTGGTTAGCCGAGATTAACACGCATAGAAGTCTCCAACAGTACTACTGCCAACTGCAGTGGAAGACAAAGGATCAGCCATGGACT GATCCCCCTCCGGATCAGGATCCGCAGCTAAAAGacatgcaaacatacagtaCACGGTGCACGGGACACCTGAACCCAGATTTACTAATTCAAGGAGAGCGGTATGAGACGCGTGTTCGAGTGCTGGCCGCCAATGAGGATGTCCAGTCAACCTGGAGTGACTGGAGCCCCACTGCATCGTGGGTGTCAGAAGTAGGAAGACGGAAACCACCGCTAGCAG GTGGTGTTGGACAAGTATTGGTCATCATCTCTTTAGGTTCAGTGTTCACCTTGTTTATGGCTGTCGTGCTCCTGAGGAATAAAAAAGCAACCTG GGTTTACAAGAAGCTCAGAGGTCCAGCCATACCAGACCCAGGACGGTCCTTCCTCAAAGAT AATTGGGTGAGCCCCGGTTTCACCACCCAACTCTTTCCGTTATCTTTGCAAATGGAGGAAATCGTTTTGGTCGAGCCAACATCCACTGTGAAAGCTGTCACACTGCACAAGAGAGAGGAAGCACTGAAGGAGAAGATGAGAATGGAAACCAGCTATGACTCCAGCTTCTCCAATCCCAGTTACTCCCATTTGTGCACGCCCCCTCCGGCCCCCTTGCCCAGCACAGATAATCTGGAGCCCCGTGCTGCTGATAGACCTGATGGATCTGTTGGTAGTCAAGATGGTGGTAAAAACGCAGAAGAGGacaaggaggaagaaagaaagaaagaactgGAGATCCTGCAGCTGCTTTCCAAAGGCAACAACAACGACAGCGAGCCGGTCCAGGTCATTTCAGACTACGAGAAGGTTGAGAAGCCCCAAGTCGAACGCCTCAGGCTCCAGAGTCTGGACTCAGGAGTGTGCAGTGGAGAGGAGGTCAGTCAGGAGAGCCTGGAAGCAGACAGCATCAGTGTGGTCGACGGCCATGatgaggggtcagaggtcaaagaggagctgagagagggagggaacgGAAAAGTAGATTTTCAGACGCTCTTTGGAGGCGGCGGAAGTGTTTTTGGAAAAGGCTCCATTCAGGTTTGTTCTGATTACGAGCAAGTCCAGAGGCCCCTTCTTGGGAGTCCCGAGCTTGTTAGCCAGGATTCAGGGATTTGCAGCGGGGGTGAGGAGCAGGCGAGCCACGAGGAGACACCGGAGGACTTTGAAAAGTCCTTTGGATCCAAGAAGTTCCAGTTCCCTCCTGCTCTTTCCTGTACTTTACCATGCTCCCTTCCTTCATTCCCACAACTGCCCCTAAAGTTTTCTGGGATGGATTTGAGTTCAGCCCTACAACCTCAGAGTCCAGACCATGTGCTGAAAAAGATCGGTTTGATTTCTGAGTCCATGTCAATGGCGCCCTCTAGTGATGGATACAGACCAGTGAGACAGGAGCAGAgctaa